In one window of Pseudomonas benzenivorans DNA:
- a CDS encoding acyl-CoA dehydrogenase C-terminal domain-containing protein produces the protein MSNYQAPLRDIRFVLSEVFDVGRQWAALPGLADSLDMDTAQAILEEAGKVTAGIVAPLNRSGDEEGCSWENGAVKTPAGFPEAYRTYAEGGWVGVGGSPEFGGMGMPKVIGVQVEEMVNSANLSFGLYPMLTAGACLSILNHASEALKAQYLPNMYAGVWTGSMCLTEPHAGTDLGIIRTRAEPQADGSYKVSGTKIFITGGEHDLTENIIHLVLAKLPDAPAGPKGISLFLVPKVMVGADGSLGEKNSLSCGSIEHKMGIKASATCVMNFDGATGYLVGEVNKGLSAMFTMMNYERLGVGIQGLALGERSYQSAVEYARERIQGRAPTGPLAKDKVADPIIVHPDVRRMLLTMKALNEGGRAFSSYVAMQLDTAKYSEDAATRKRAEELVALLTPVAKAFLTDMGLETTIHGQQIFGGHGFIREWGQEQLIRDCRITQIYEGTNGIQALDLLGRKVLADGGKALDEFLTEIRLYAQEPGVEHRDALLDAVQQLEESSEWVRDRAEQDPRQVGAASVEYLHLFGYVAYAYVWSRMASTAKAKLASDPGFYSAKQATARFFFKRILPRIEGLIACMRGGADSLYELMADQF, from the coding sequence ATGAGCAACTACCAGGCGCCCCTGCGCGATATCCGCTTCGTCCTTAGTGAAGTCTTCGACGTCGGCAGACAATGGGCCGCCTTACCAGGGCTCGCCGACAGCCTGGACATGGATACCGCCCAAGCCATCCTCGAGGAAGCCGGCAAGGTCACCGCCGGGATAGTCGCCCCGCTCAACCGCAGCGGCGACGAGGAAGGCTGCTCCTGGGAAAACGGCGCGGTGAAGACCCCGGCCGGTTTCCCCGAGGCCTACCGCACCTATGCCGAAGGCGGCTGGGTCGGTGTCGGCGGTTCGCCCGAATTCGGCGGCATGGGCATGCCCAAGGTGATCGGCGTGCAGGTCGAGGAAATGGTCAACTCGGCCAACCTGTCCTTCGGTCTGTACCCGATGCTGACCGCCGGCGCCTGCCTGTCGATCCTCAATCACGCCAGCGAAGCGCTGAAGGCGCAGTACCTGCCGAACATGTACGCCGGCGTCTGGACCGGCTCCATGTGCCTGACCGAACCGCACGCCGGCACCGACCTGGGCATCATCAGAACCCGCGCCGAACCCCAGGCCGACGGCAGCTACAAGGTCAGCGGCACCAAGATCTTTATCACCGGCGGGGAACATGATCTCACCGAGAACATCATCCACCTGGTGCTGGCCAAACTGCCGGACGCGCCGGCCGGTCCCAAGGGCATCTCGCTGTTCCTGGTGCCGAAGGTGATGGTGGGTGCCGACGGTTCGCTGGGCGAGAAAAACTCGCTGTCCTGCGGTTCGATTGAGCACAAGATGGGCATCAAGGCCTCGGCCACCTGCGTGATGAACTTCGACGGCGCCACCGGCTACCTGGTCGGCGAGGTGAACAAAGGGCTCAGCGCCATGTTCACCATGATGAATTACGAGCGCCTGGGGGTCGGCATCCAGGGCCTGGCCCTGGGCGAGCGCAGCTACCAGAGCGCCGTCGAGTACGCCCGCGAGCGCATCCAGGGCCGTGCGCCGACCGGCCCGCTGGCCAAGGACAAGGTCGCCGACCCGATCATCGTGCACCCGGACGTGCGCCGCATGCTGCTGACCATGAAGGCGCTGAACGAGGGCGGCCGCGCCTTCTCCAGCTACGTCGCCATGCAACTGGACACCGCCAAGTACAGCGAGGACGCCGCCACCCGCAAGCGCGCCGAGGAACTGGTCGCCCTGCTGACTCCGGTGGCCAAGGCCTTCCTCACCGACATGGGCCTGGAAACCACCATCCACGGCCAGCAGATCTTCGGCGGCCATGGCTTTATCCGCGAATGGGGCCAGGAGCAGCTGATCCGCGACTGCCGCATCACCCAGATCTACGAGGGCACCAACGGCATCCAAGCCCTGGACCTACTGGGACGCAAGGTTCTCGCCGATGGCGGCAAAGCGCTGGACGAATTCCTTACGGAAATCCGTCTCTACGCCCAAGAGCCCGGCGTTGAGCATCGCGATGCGCTGCTGGATGCAGTGCAACAACTCGAGGAGTCCAGTGAATGGGTACGTGACCGGGCCGAGCAGGACCCGCGCCAGGTAGGAGCCGCCTCGGTGGAGTACCTGCACCTGTTCGGCTATGTCGCCTATGCCTACGTCTGGTCGCGAATGGCCAGCACGGCAAAAGCCAAACTGGCCTCTGACCCGGGCTTCTACTCGGCGAAACAGGCCACCGCACGCTTCTTCTTCAAGCGCATTCTTCCCCGCATCGAAGGTTTGATCGCTTGCATGCGCGGCGGCGCCGACAGCCTCTATGAACTGATGGCGGATCAGTTCTAA
- a CDS encoding putative bifunctional diguanylate cyclase/phosphodiesterase, translated as MAAVQLRAIRAPLPAAELDSFVKLTALACQMPIVMLIFPVQDSDGCGALLGMADGERYWQGALSAAITAAQERVQVADASTNEQLRHCDLVAGPPYIKCFASVPIALAGRDPAGVLAVADTLSKALDASQLEALELLARQITASIEQRSDLRELADRLTRELGELDGLRESQRILQTLIGNLPGVAYRCRSDLSWRLELVSEGCLQLTGYAADDLIEGRVKMAEIIHPDDLPALRRGVAKALKRQEPYQSTYRIQTPAGQTKWVWDKGCGVYSADGEVLALEGFITDISELKCAEERIRRMAYFDELTGLPNRLSMHEALSTAIARSGDSHAPLALLHVEVDKFREINETLGYHEGDRLLQALAARLQERGGALETLARIAESSFALLLPGQDASHAMQVARNVVQTLNAPLALGELLVHSDCSVGITLFPGHGNDPDALMRRANVARYGAKQGTEKVAIYAGSLDSENTQRLSLMTDLRHAIDRDELLLLFQPKLRMGSKRVTGVEALVRWEHPERGLISPSQFITFAERAGLITKLTYWVLAAAVRESYLWHDAGRAVPIAINLSPHDIRDPQLIEQISRALQTWGGAPDWIQFELTESCIMEDLAAARQVLVRLREAGFKIFIDDFGTGYSSLSYLRKLPVDYIKIDQSFVIGLGSDKESAAIVKSIIELAHSLGIEVVAEGVESTEAMDMLSGWGCEEAQGYCISKPISGRDFQSWNRAFA; from the coding sequence ATGGCAGCTGTTCAGCTTCGTGCTATCCGCGCGCCTTTACCCGCCGCGGAGCTCGACAGCTTCGTCAAGCTGACGGCGCTCGCCTGCCAGATGCCAATAGTCATGCTGATTTTTCCAGTCCAAGACAGTGACGGGTGCGGCGCGCTGCTGGGCATGGCCGATGGCGAGCGTTACTGGCAAGGCGCGTTGAGCGCAGCCATCACCGCCGCCCAAGAACGGGTCCAGGTGGCCGATGCCTCGACCAACGAGCAATTGCGCCACTGCGACCTGGTAGCCGGGCCGCCTTACATCAAGTGCTTCGCCAGTGTCCCCATCGCCCTGGCGGGACGCGACCCGGCCGGCGTGCTGGCGGTCGCCGACACCCTATCGAAGGCCCTCGACGCCTCGCAGCTAGAGGCCCTCGAGCTGCTGGCCCGACAAATCACCGCCTCGATAGAGCAACGCAGCGACCTACGTGAGCTGGCGGATCGGCTCACCCGGGAACTGGGCGAGCTCGATGGTCTCCGGGAGAGCCAACGCATCTTGCAGACCCTGATCGGCAACCTCCCGGGCGTGGCGTATCGCTGTCGCAGCGACCTGTCCTGGCGCCTCGAACTGGTCAGCGAGGGATGTCTGCAACTTACCGGTTATGCCGCTGACGATCTGATCGAGGGGCGGGTCAAGATGGCGGAAATTATTCACCCCGATGACCTTCCGGCGCTCCGCCGAGGGGTTGCCAAGGCCTTGAAGAGACAGGAGCCTTATCAGTCCACCTATCGGATCCAGACGCCAGCAGGGCAGACCAAATGGGTCTGGGACAAGGGCTGCGGCGTCTATTCCGCAGATGGAGAGGTGCTGGCTCTGGAGGGCTTCATCACCGATATCAGTGAGCTCAAGTGCGCCGAAGAGCGCATACGGAGAATGGCCTATTTCGACGAATTGACCGGCCTACCCAATCGACTCTCCATGCACGAGGCCCTGAGCACAGCCATCGCCCGCTCCGGCGACTCGCACGCCCCACTGGCCCTGCTGCATGTCGAAGTCGACAAATTCAGGGAAATCAACGAAACCCTGGGTTACCACGAAGGCGACCGGCTCTTGCAAGCGCTCGCGGCCAGGCTGCAAGAGCGTGGAGGAGCCCTGGAAACGCTGGCGCGCATCGCCGAATCCTCCTTTGCCCTGCTGCTACCGGGGCAGGACGCCAGTCACGCGATGCAAGTAGCACGCAATGTAGTGCAGACGCTCAATGCGCCGCTGGCCCTGGGCGAACTGCTGGTCCACAGCGACTGCAGTGTCGGCATCACGCTGTTCCCCGGACATGGCAACGACCCCGACGCCCTGATGCGTCGCGCGAATGTCGCACGCTACGGCGCTAAACAGGGCACGGAGAAAGTGGCGATATACGCCGGCTCGCTGGATAGCGAGAACACCCAAAGGCTGTCCCTGATGACCGACCTGCGGCACGCCATTGATCGAGACGAACTGCTCCTGCTGTTTCAACCCAAGCTGCGCATGGGCTCGAAACGAGTCACTGGTGTGGAAGCCCTAGTGCGCTGGGAACATCCCGAACGAGGCCTGATCAGCCCCAGTCAGTTCATCACCTTCGCGGAGCGCGCGGGCCTGATCACCAAGCTGACCTACTGGGTACTGGCCGCCGCCGTTCGGGAAAGCTACCTGTGGCATGACGCGGGTCGAGCCGTTCCCATTGCCATCAATCTGTCCCCCCACGACATCCGCGACCCGCAGCTCATCGAGCAGATCTCGCGCGCCCTGCAAACCTGGGGAGGGGCCCCGGACTGGATTCAGTTCGAGCTGACCGAGAGCTGCATCATGGAAGACCTGGCGGCCGCCCGGCAGGTCCTCGTGCGGTTGCGCGAGGCGGGCTTCAAGATATTTATCGATGACTTCGGCACCGGCTACTCATCCCTGTCCTACCTGAGAAAGCTGCCGGTGGACTACATCAAGATCGATCAGTCCTTCGTCATTGGCCTGGGTAGCGACAAGGAGTCGGCGGCCATCGTCAAGTCGATCATCGAGCTGGCCCATAGCCTGGGCATCGAGGTGGTCGCCGAAGGGGTGGAATCGACCGAGGCGATGGACATGCTTTCCGGCTGGGGCTGCGAGGAGGCCCAAGGCTATTGCATCAGCAAGCCGATCTCAGGGCGCGACTTCCAATCCTGGAATCGCGCCTTCGCCTAA